The following proteins come from a genomic window of Streptomyces sp. NBC_00539:
- the chvE gene encoding multiple monosaccharide ABC transporter substrate-binding protein, with the protein MRKLSAGLVTLGLTLSLAACGQSANGAGDGGGGGDAKGGLVGIAMPTKSSERWINDGNNMVKEFQAKGYKTDLQYGDNVVENQVSQVENMITKGAKLLVIAAIDGSSLTNVLQKAADAHVRVISYDRLIRGTGNVDYYATFDNYKVGVLQGSYIVDKLGVKNGKGPFNIELFAGSPDDNNAAFFYNGAMSVLKPYIDDKKLVVQSGQTSLNQIATLRWDGGLAQSRMDNLLSKSYTGARVDAVLSPYDGISIGIISSLKGVGYGVGRPLPVVTGQDGELASVKSIIAGEQTQTVYKDTRQLAKAAVQMGDALLTGGKPEVNDTSQYDNGVKTVPAQLLQPVSVDKENYQKVLVDGGQYTADQLK; encoded by the coding sequence GTGCGGAAGCTTTCAGCGGGCCTTGTCACCCTGGGCCTGACGCTGTCGCTGGCGGCCTGCGGCCAGAGCGCCAACGGAGCAGGCGACGGCGGGGGCGGCGGGGACGCAAAAGGCGGCCTCGTCGGCATCGCGATGCCGACCAAGTCGTCGGAGCGCTGGATCAACGACGGCAACAACATGGTCAAGGAGTTCCAGGCCAAGGGTTACAAGACCGACCTCCAGTACGGCGACAACGTCGTGGAGAACCAGGTCTCCCAGGTGGAGAACATGATCACCAAGGGGGCCAAGCTGCTGGTGATCGCCGCCATCGACGGTTCCTCGCTCACCAACGTGCTGCAGAAGGCCGCCGACGCCCACGTCCGCGTCATCTCCTACGACAGGCTGATCCGCGGCACCGGGAACGTCGACTACTACGCGACCTTCGACAATTACAAGGTCGGCGTCCTCCAGGGCAGTTACATCGTCGACAAGCTCGGCGTCAAGAACGGCAAGGGCCCCTTCAACATCGAGCTGTTCGCCGGCTCGCCGGACGACAACAACGCCGCGTTCTTCTACAACGGCGCGATGAGCGTCCTCAAGCCGTACATCGACGACAAGAAGCTGGTCGTGCAGAGCGGCCAGACCTCTCTCAACCAGATCGCCACGCTGCGCTGGGACGGCGGTCTCGCCCAGTCCCGGATGGACAACCTGCTGAGCAAGTCGTACACCGGCGCCCGCGTCGACGCCGTGCTCTCGCCGTACGACGGCATCTCGATCGGCATCATCTCCTCGCTCAAGGGCGTCGGCTACGGCGTCGGCCGGCCACTGCCCGTCGTCACGGGCCAGGACGGCGAACTGGCCTCGGTGAAGTCGATCATCGCGGGCGAGCAGACCCAGACCGTCTACAAGGACACCCGCCAATTGGCCAAGGCCGCCGTCCAGATGGGCGACGCTCTGCTGACCGGCGGCAAGCCCGAGGTCAACGACACCAGCCAGTACGACAACGGCGTCAAGACCGTACCCGCGCAGCTGCTCCAGCCGGTCAGCGTCGACAAGGAGAACTACCAGAAGGTCCTGGTGGACGGCGGCCAGTACACCGCGGACCAGCTCAAGTAG
- the mmsA gene encoding multiple monosaccharide ABC transporter ATP-binding protein — MARHVLEMRSISKTFPGVKALSEVTLTVAPGEVHAVCGENGAGKSTLMKVLSGVHPHGDYQGEIYFEGEPCRFRDIRASEQRGIVIIHQELALVPYLSIAENIFLGNEHATRGVISWHRTLTHAAALIRRVGLDESPHTRVADLGVGKQQLVEIAKALAKEVKLLILDEPTAALNDEDSRKLLDLIIELKAQGISCILISHKLNEIARVADAVTILRDGRTIETLAIGPEGISEERIIRGMVGRDLEHRYPERTPEIGEVAFEIEDWSVQHPIDHRRKVVDGVSLNVRRGEIVGIAGLMGAGRTELAMSVFGRSYGRWTGGRVRLDGREIRTRTVPEAIGHGIAYVTEDRKQLGLNLGDDISRNISLSALGKVARRGWVDRHEEARIAESFRQTMNIKAPSVFAQTGKLSGGNQQKVVLSKWVFAEPEVLILDEPTRGIDVGAKAEIYAVIAALAAQGKTVLVISSELPELLGLCDRIYTMAEGRITGEVDRAEATQESLMRLMTMSAAYPDKQV; from the coding sequence ATGGCCCGACACGTTCTCGAGATGCGGTCGATCAGCAAGACCTTTCCCGGCGTCAAGGCCCTCTCCGAGGTCACCCTGACCGTCGCCCCAGGTGAGGTGCACGCCGTCTGCGGCGAGAACGGCGCGGGCAAGTCCACCCTGATGAAGGTGCTCAGCGGGGTCCACCCCCACGGCGACTACCAGGGCGAGATCTACTTCGAGGGCGAGCCCTGCCGGTTCCGGGACATCCGGGCCAGCGAGCAGCGGGGCATCGTGATCATCCATCAGGAACTCGCGCTGGTGCCCTACCTGTCCATCGCCGAGAACATCTTCCTCGGCAACGAGCACGCCACCCGGGGCGTCATCAGCTGGCACCGGACGCTGACCCACGCCGCGGCGCTGATCCGGCGGGTCGGACTCGACGAGAGCCCGCACACCAGGGTCGCCGATCTCGGCGTGGGCAAGCAGCAGTTGGTCGAGATCGCCAAGGCGCTCGCCAAGGAGGTCAAGCTGCTCATCCTGGACGAGCCGACGGCCGCCCTGAACGACGAGGACAGCCGCAAGCTGCTCGACCTGATCATCGAACTCAAGGCCCAGGGCATCTCCTGCATCCTCATCTCACACAAGCTGAACGAGATCGCCCGGGTCGCCGACGCCGTCACCATCCTGCGCGACGGGCGGACCATCGAGACCCTCGCGATCGGTCCCGAGGGCATCTCCGAGGAGCGGATCATCCGCGGCATGGTCGGCCGCGACCTGGAACACCGCTACCCCGAGCGCACCCCGGAGATCGGCGAGGTCGCCTTCGAGATCGAGGACTGGAGCGTCCAACACCCGATCGACCACCGTCGCAAGGTGGTCGACGGCGTCTCGCTCAACGTCCGTCGCGGCGAGATCGTCGGCATCGCCGGCCTCATGGGTGCCGGCCGCACCGAACTGGCCATGAGCGTCTTCGGCCGCTCGTACGGACGGTGGACCGGCGGCCGGGTGCGGCTGGACGGACGGGAGATCCGAACCCGGACGGTCCCGGAGGCGATCGGGCACGGCATCGCCTACGTCACCGAGGACCGCAAGCAGCTCGGCCTCAACCTGGGCGACGACATCAGCCGGAACATCTCGCTGAGCGCCCTCGGCAAGGTCGCCCGGCGGGGCTGGGTCGACCGGCACGAGGAGGCGCGGATCGCCGAATCGTTCCGGCAGACCATGAACATCAAGGCCCCCTCGGTGTTCGCGCAGACCGGCAAGCTCAGCGGCGGCAACCAGCAGAAGGTCGTCCTCAGCAAGTGGGTCTTCGCCGAGCCGGAGGTGCTGATCCTCGACGAACCCACCCGGGGCATCGACGTCGGCGCCAAGGCGGAGATCTACGCCGTCATCGCCGCACTCGCCGCCCAGGGCAAGACCGTACTCGTCATCTCCTCCGAACTCCCCGAACTCCTGGGCCTGTGCGACCGGATCTACACCATGGCCGAAGGCCGGATCACCGGTGAGGTCGACCGCGCGGAAGCCACCCAGGAATCCCTCATGCGGCTCATGACCATGAGCGCGGCATACCCCGACAAGCAGGTGTGA
- the mmsB gene encoding multiple monosaccharide ABC transporter permease has protein sequence MAQTKTTPDTTPRTPQTGRRASAGAVLARALRGNLRQYGMLLALALIVLLFQFWTDGILLQPLNVTNLIQQNGYILILAIGMMIVIIAGHIDLSVGSLAAFVGAAAAVMMVEHHAPWPVALVAALLIGALAGAWQGFWIAYLGIPSFIVTLAGMLLFRGGTQILLQGQSVAPFPKGFQSISSGFLPEVGPHTNYHNLTLLLGLSVLAVTVLQEVRGRRRTASYGMEPLPAGLFLVKLGAITAAVVAFTLLLASYHGVPIVLLILGVLLVGFGYLMRNSILGRHTYAIGGNEAAARLSGVKSKRVVFLAFVNMGVLAALAGMVFAARLNAGTPQAGVNFELEAIAAAFIGGASASGGVGTVLGALTGGLVLGVLNNGMSLVGVGTDYQQVIKGLVLLAAVGFDVYNKRKAGS, from the coding sequence ATGGCCCAGACCAAGACCACCCCCGACACCACGCCCCGCACACCGCAGACCGGTCGACGCGCGTCGGCCGGTGCCGTACTGGCCCGAGCGCTGCGCGGCAACCTGCGCCAGTACGGGATGCTGCTCGCGCTGGCACTGATCGTGCTGCTGTTCCAGTTCTGGACGGACGGCATCCTGCTCCAGCCGCTCAACGTCACCAATCTGATCCAGCAGAACGGCTACATCCTCATCCTGGCCATCGGCATGATGATCGTCATCATCGCCGGGCACATCGACCTGTCGGTCGGGTCGCTCGCCGCCTTCGTCGGGGCGGCCGCGGCGGTGATGATGGTCGAACACCACGCGCCGTGGCCCGTGGCGCTGGTGGCCGCACTGCTGATCGGGGCTCTCGCCGGAGCCTGGCAGGGGTTCTGGATCGCCTACCTCGGGATCCCCTCGTTCATCGTCACGCTGGCTGGCATGCTGCTCTTCCGCGGGGGCACCCAGATCCTCCTGCAGGGCCAATCGGTGGCGCCGTTCCCCAAGGGCTTCCAGAGCATCAGCAGCGGCTTCCTCCCCGAGGTAGGCCCCCACACCAACTACCACAACCTCACCCTGCTACTGGGCCTCTCGGTGCTGGCCGTCACGGTCCTGCAGGAGGTGCGCGGGCGGCGGCGGACCGCCTCGTACGGCATGGAACCGCTCCCGGCCGGGCTGTTCCTGGTGAAGCTCGGCGCGATCACCGCGGCCGTGGTGGCCTTCACCCTGCTGCTGGCCAGCTACCACGGGGTGCCGATCGTCCTGCTGATCCTCGGCGTCCTGCTGGTCGGCTTCGGATACCTGATGCGCAACTCGATCCTCGGCCGGCACACCTACGCCATCGGCGGCAACGAGGCGGCGGCGCGGCTGTCCGGGGTGAAGAGCAAGCGGGTCGTCTTCCTGGCCTTCGTGAACATGGGCGTCCTCGCGGCCCTGGCCGGCATGGTCTTCGCCGCGCGACTCAACGCCGGTACGCCCCAGGCCGGCGTCAACTTCGAGTTGGAGGCGATCGCCGCCGCCTTCATCGGCGGCGCCTCCGCGAGCGGCGGTGTGGGAACCGTCCTCGGTGCGCTCACCGGCGGTCTGGTGCTGGGCGTGCTGAACAACGGCATGTCGCTGGTCGGCGTGGGTACCGACTACCAGCAGGTGATCAAGGGCCTGGTACTGCTGGCGGCCGTCGGCTTCGACGTCTACAACAAGCGCAAGGCCGGATCCTGA
- a CDS encoding expansin EXLX1 family cellulose-binding protein: MLATAVILTAAGVLSCLVPAMLPGAKAGAGAPADVAAPAATLTGATPPAPTSPSPADSSPAAPTPGAAGATATAQTPRPSAKETPPLAATPAPAAGRIQPWTTYKGLATAYAAGDGNGACLFGPSDDLMIAAMNTTDYESSRACGAYVRVRAGNGASITVRITNECPLPCAPGQLDLSQQAFAKLADPELGRIPITWSLLSPHTSGAISLRYKTGSSPYWCGIQVIDHRNPVARLEVRTAAGWRRLPRTDYNYFLSADGGGCGGAVRITDVYGEQLTVEGTALLPDVAQPTRVQFAPH, translated from the coding sequence ATGCTGGCGACGGCAGTGATACTGACCGCCGCCGGCGTCCTCTCCTGCCTGGTACCGGCCATGCTCCCCGGCGCCAAAGCCGGGGCCGGCGCCCCGGCCGACGTGGCCGCCCCCGCCGCCACCCTGACGGGAGCCACGCCCCCGGCCCCGACGAGTCCGTCGCCGGCGGACAGCTCCCCCGCCGCGCCAACCCCGGGTGCGGCCGGTGCGACGGCCACCGCGCAGACGCCACGGCCTTCGGCGAAGGAAACCCCACCGTTGGCGGCCACCCCGGCTCCGGCCGCAGGGCGCATCCAGCCCTGGACCACCTACAAGGGCTTGGCCACCGCCTACGCCGCCGGCGACGGCAACGGCGCCTGCCTGTTCGGCCCGAGCGACGACCTCATGATCGCGGCGATGAACACCACCGACTACGAGTCGTCCAGGGCCTGCGGCGCGTACGTGCGCGTACGCGCCGGGAACGGCGCTTCGATCACGGTCCGGATCACCAACGAATGCCCGCTGCCCTGCGCCCCCGGACAACTGGACCTCAGCCAACAGGCCTTCGCGAAACTGGCCGACCCCGAGCTCGGCCGCATCCCGATCACCTGGAGCCTGCTGAGCCCCCACACATCCGGCGCGATCTCCCTCCGTTACAAGACCGGGTCCAGCCCCTACTGGTGCGGCATCCAGGTGATCGACCACCGCAATCCGGTCGCGCGGCTGGAGGTACGCACCGCCGCGGGCTGGCGGAGACTGCCCCGTACCGACTACAACTACTTCCTCTCCGCCGACGGCGGCGGGTGCGGCGGCGCGGTGAGGATCACCGACGTCTACGGAGAGCAGCTGACGGTCGAGGGCACCGCGCTGCTCCCGGACGTCGCACAACCGACCCGGGTCCAGTTCGCCCCGCACTGA
- the araA gene encoding L-arabinose isomerase: protein MPSRTSPAQDIWFLTGSQGLYGEETLKQVAEQSRRIATALADVSGIPVRVLWKPVLTGADPVRRVCLDANADDRCIGLIAWMHTFSPAKMWIAGLDALRKPLLHLHTQSNVALPWDTIDMDFMNLNQAAHGDREFGHIQTRLGVPRKTVAGHVTDPVTTTRIAIWARAAAARSELATLKVARFGDNMRDVAVTEGDKVEAQLRLGVSVNTYGVNDLVEVVDSADETEVASLVEEYADLYDLAPELRPGGERYDSLRYAARIEAGLRTFLETGGFGAFTTNFEDLGGLRQLPGLAVQRLMAQGYGFGGEGDWKTAVLLRALKVAAAGLPGGTSFMEDYTYDLTPGNELILGAHMLEVCPTITAARPGCEIHPLGIGGREDPVRLVFDAAPGPAVVVGLADLGDRFRLVANDIDVVAPPHPLPALPVARALWRPHPDLRTSTESWLTAGGPHHTVLSTALTSDHLDDLAEMLRLELALIDKTTTTRQFRRDLRWNQAYYRLALGL from the coding sequence GTGCCCAGCCGAACATCCCCCGCCCAGGACATCTGGTTCCTCACGGGCAGCCAAGGCTTGTACGGGGAGGAGACGCTGAAGCAGGTCGCCGAACAGTCGCGGCGGATCGCCACCGCCCTGGCGGACGTCTCCGGCATTCCCGTACGTGTCCTGTGGAAGCCGGTACTGACCGGCGCCGACCCCGTCCGCCGGGTGTGCCTCGACGCGAACGCCGACGACCGGTGCATCGGGCTCATCGCCTGGATGCACACGTTCTCGCCGGCCAAGATGTGGATCGCCGGACTGGACGCGCTGCGCAAGCCGTTGCTGCACCTCCACACCCAGTCGAACGTGGCCCTGCCCTGGGACACCATCGACATGGACTTCATGAACCTCAACCAAGCCGCCCACGGCGACCGCGAATTCGGGCACATCCAGACCCGTCTCGGCGTACCCCGCAAGACGGTGGCCGGCCACGTCACCGATCCGGTGACGACCACACGCATCGCGATCTGGGCGCGGGCGGCAGCCGCACGGTCCGAACTGGCCACCCTCAAGGTCGCCCGCTTCGGCGACAACATGCGCGACGTGGCCGTCACCGAAGGCGACAAGGTCGAGGCCCAGCTGCGCCTCGGCGTGTCCGTCAACACCTACGGCGTCAACGACCTGGTGGAGGTCGTCGACAGCGCGGACGAGACCGAGGTGGCTTCCCTCGTCGAGGAATACGCCGACCTGTACGACCTGGCGCCGGAGCTGCGACCGGGCGGCGAACGGTACGACTCCCTGCGTTACGCGGCCCGCATCGAAGCAGGCCTGCGCACCTTCCTCGAAACGGGCGGCTTCGGGGCCTTCACCACCAACTTCGAGGACCTGGGCGGACTGCGCCAGCTGCCCGGCCTCGCGGTCCAACGACTCATGGCCCAGGGGTACGGCTTCGGAGGAGAGGGCGACTGGAAGACCGCCGTCCTGCTGCGCGCCCTCAAGGTGGCTGCCGCCGGCCTCCCCGGCGGCACCTCCTTCATGGAGGACTACACCTACGACCTGACACCCGGCAACGAGCTCATCCTCGGCGCACACATGCTGGAAGTCTGCCCCACCATCACGGCCGCCAGACCCGGCTGTGAGATCCATCCCCTCGGCATCGGCGGGCGGGAGGACCCGGTGCGCCTGGTGTTCGACGCCGCCCCCGGCCCGGCCGTGGTGGTCGGGCTCGCCGACCTCGGCGACCGCTTCCGCCTGGTCGCCAACGACATCGACGTGGTGGCACCCCCCCACCCGCTGCCCGCGCTGCCCGTTGCCCGCGCGCTCTGGCGGCCCCACCCCGACCTGCGGACCTCCACCGAATCCTGGCTGACGGCCGGAGGACCGCACCACACCGTCCTGAGTACCGCTCTCACCTCCGACCACCTCGACGACCTCGCGGAGATGCTCCGCCTGGAACTCGCCCTCATCGACAAGACCACCACCACGAGGCAGTTCCGGCGCGATCTGCGCTGGAACCAGGCGTATTACCGGCTGGCACTGGGACTGTGA
- the araB gene encoding ribulokinase, whose amino-acid sequence MTSPHPLTPTPPSEASEQYTVGVDFGTLSGRAVVVRVRDGQELATAVHAYRHGVIDRHLPHDGAQLPPDWALQHPQDWRDVLRHAVPEAVTAAGIDPTAVIGIATDFTACTVLPTLADGTPLCETELAARPHAWPKLWKHHAAQSHADRINALAHARGEKWIARYGGRISAEWQFAKALQVLEEDPLVYETCARWIEAADWIVWQLAGAESRNACTAGYKGIHQDGAYPSEEYLAALNPRFADFARTRLAFPLSALGSRVGSLSAEAAAWTGLRPGIAVAAGNVDAHVTAAAARAVEDGSLLAIMGTSTCHVVNAPVLADVPGICGVVAGGIVEGTYGYEAGQSAVGDIFAWVLDQGVPSDYLAEAADRGEDLHALLTRKAARQPVGGHGLIALDWLNGNRSVLVDHHLSGVIVGLTLATRPEDVYRALLEATAFGTRVIVEALEAGGVPVHEFIVAGGLAKNALLMQIYSDVLRRPVSLAASDQAPALGSAIHAAVAAGAHADVRAATAVMGRRLPAVYTPDASRADAYDALFAEYRLLHDHFGTGGLLHRLRKIRDTTHTAD is encoded by the coding sequence TTGACGTCACCGCACCCCCTCACGCCCACCCCGCCTTCCGAGGCATCGGAGCAGTACACGGTCGGCGTCGACTTCGGCACGCTGTCGGGCCGCGCCGTGGTGGTGCGGGTTCGCGACGGCCAGGAGCTGGCCACGGCGGTCCACGCCTACCGGCACGGCGTCATCGACCGCCACCTGCCGCACGACGGTGCGCAACTGCCTCCGGACTGGGCCCTGCAACACCCCCAGGACTGGCGGGACGTACTGCGTCACGCCGTCCCGGAGGCCGTGACGGCGGCCGGGATCGATCCCACCGCAGTGATCGGTATCGCCACCGACTTCACCGCCTGCACCGTCCTGCCCACGCTGGCCGACGGGACCCCCCTCTGCGAGACCGAGCTCGCCGCCCGGCCGCACGCGTGGCCCAAGCTGTGGAAACACCACGCGGCCCAGTCGCATGCCGACCGCATCAACGCACTCGCCCACGCCCGGGGGGAGAAATGGATCGCCCGCTACGGCGGCCGGATCTCCGCCGAATGGCAGTTCGCGAAGGCCCTCCAGGTCCTGGAGGAGGATCCCCTCGTCTACGAAACCTGCGCGCGGTGGATCGAGGCCGCCGACTGGATCGTGTGGCAACTCGCCGGAGCCGAGTCCCGCAACGCCTGCACCGCCGGGTACAAGGGCATCCACCAGGACGGCGCGTACCCCAGCGAGGAGTACCTGGCCGCGCTGAACCCCCGGTTCGCCGACTTCGCACGTACCCGCCTCGCGTTCCCCCTCTCCGCGCTGGGCTCACGCGTGGGCTCGCTGAGTGCGGAGGCGGCGGCGTGGACGGGGCTGCGCCCCGGCATCGCCGTGGCCGCGGGCAACGTCGACGCCCATGTCACCGCAGCGGCGGCCCGGGCCGTCGAGGACGGCTCGCTGCTCGCCATCATGGGCACCTCCACCTGCCACGTCGTGAACGCCCCCGTCCTCGCCGACGTACCCGGCATCTGCGGTGTCGTGGCCGGTGGGATCGTCGAGGGGACCTACGGCTACGAGGCCGGGCAGAGCGCGGTCGGCGACATCTTCGCCTGGGTACTGGACCAAGGCGTCCCGTCGGACTACCTCGCCGAGGCCGCCGACCGCGGCGAGGACCTGCACGCCCTGCTGACCAGGAAAGCCGCCCGACAGCCGGTCGGCGGACACGGACTGATCGCTCTCGACTGGCTGAACGGCAACCGTTCGGTCCTCGTCGACCACCACCTCTCCGGAGTCATCGTGGGTCTCACCCTCGCGACCCGCCCCGAGGACGTCTACCGCGCGCTGCTCGAAGCCACCGCGTTCGGCACCCGCGTCATCGTGGAGGCCCTGGAAGCAGGCGGCGTGCCGGTGCACGAGTTCATCGTCGCCGGCGGACTGGCCAAGAACGCACTGCTGATGCAGATCTACTCCGACGTGCTGCGCCGCCCCGTCTCCCTCGCCGCCTCAGACCAGGCCCCCGCCCTCGGGTCTGCCATCCATGCCGCCGTGGCGGCCGGCGCGCACGCCGACGTGCGAGCGGCCACCGCCGTCATGGGCCGCCGCCTGCCCGCCGTCTACACGCCCGACGCCTCCCGGGCCGACGCCTACGACGCCCTTTTCGCCGAATACCGCCTCCTGCACGACCACTTCGGCACCGGCGGCCTGCTGCACCGCCTGAGGAAGATCCGCGACACCACCCACACCGCGGACTGA
- a CDS encoding ABC transporter substrate-binding protein gives MPRRAALVLTAILLASSALTACSTSGPASGPASGAKAHSGGAITMGFAQVGAESGWRTANTKSVQEAAKKAGIDLKFSDAQQKQENQIKAIRTFIQQKVDVIAFSPVVESGWDTVLKEAKDAGIPVILTDRAVDTKDTSLYKAFLGSDFVKEGKSAGEWLTSAYANEQGTVNIVELQGTTGSAPANDRRAGFADVIRADGKFKIVASQSGDFTRAKGKEVMQAFLKSQKDIDVLYAHNDDMALGAIQAIEESGKKPGTDIKVISVDGIKDAFVAMTEGKINVVVECNPLLGDQLMELAKKVVAGESVPTRVETQEGVFPQDKAAAALPSRNY, from the coding sequence ATGCCTCGCAGAGCAGCTCTCGTCCTCACCGCCATCCTTCTGGCCTCCTCGGCGTTGACCGCCTGCTCGACCTCGGGCCCCGCTTCCGGGCCGGCCTCCGGAGCCAAGGCGCACTCCGGCGGCGCCATCACCATGGGCTTCGCCCAGGTCGGCGCCGAGAGCGGCTGGCGAACCGCCAACACCAAGTCCGTCCAGGAGGCGGCGAAGAAGGCCGGGATCGACCTCAAGTTCTCCGACGCGCAGCAGAAGCAGGAGAACCAGATCAAGGCGATCCGTACCTTCATCCAGCAGAAGGTCGATGTGATCGCCTTCTCGCCGGTCGTGGAGTCCGGTTGGGACACGGTGCTGAAGGAGGCCAAGGACGCGGGTATCCCGGTCATCCTCACCGACCGCGCCGTGGACACCAAGGACACCTCCCTCTACAAGGCCTTCCTGGGCTCGGACTTCGTCAAGGAAGGCAAGTCCGCGGGCGAGTGGCTGACCAGCGCGTACGCGAACGAACAGGGCACGGTCAACATCGTCGAGCTCCAGGGCACCACGGGCTCCGCACCCGCCAACGACCGCAGGGCCGGCTTCGCCGACGTCATCCGCGCCGACGGCAAGTTCAAGATCGTTGCCTCGCAGTCGGGCGACTTCACCCGCGCCAAGGGCAAGGAAGTCATGCAAGCGTTCCTGAAGTCGCAGAAGGACATCGACGTCCTCTACGCCCACAACGACGACATGGCCCTCGGCGCCATCCAGGCCATCGAGGAGTCCGGCAAGAAGCCCGGTACGGACATCAAGGTGATCTCGGTGGACGGGATCAAGGACGCCTTCGTCGCCATGACCGAGGGCAAGATCAACGTCGTGGTGGAGTGCAACCCGCTGCTCGGCGACCAGTTGATGGAGCTGGCCAAGAAGGTCGTCGCAGGGGAGAGCGTGCCGACCCGGGTCGAGACCCAGGAGGGGGTCTTCCCGCAGGACAAGGCCGCGGCCGCGCTGCCGTCCCGGAACTACTGA
- a CDS encoding SigE family RNA polymerase sigma factor yields the protein MVLDDASAEFHDFFERHYAELARLAHLLTGETDGADDLAADALIALWQRWDRLRQAEYPLAYARGVVANLARSRIRSAVRERRRTALFWSRGAEPSRGPDVAAVVDVRTALARLPFRKRTCVVLRYAFDLSEKDTALALGISVGTVKSQTSKGMAELERMLDATGSAGELPAGRWSR from the coding sequence ATGGTCCTCGATGACGCGTCCGCGGAGTTCCACGACTTCTTCGAACGCCACTACGCCGAACTCGCCCGTCTCGCCCATCTCCTGACGGGCGAGACGGACGGCGCCGACGATCTGGCCGCGGACGCCTTGATCGCACTGTGGCAGCGCTGGGACCGGCTGCGCCAGGCCGAGTACCCGCTCGCCTACGCCCGTGGCGTGGTCGCCAACCTGGCGCGGTCACGGATCCGCAGCGCGGTGCGCGAGCGCCGCCGGACCGCCCTGTTCTGGTCCCGCGGTGCGGAGCCGTCGCGCGGTCCGGACGTGGCCGCCGTGGTGGACGTGCGGACCGCTCTGGCCCGGTTGCCGTTCCGGAAGCGGACGTGCGTGGTCCTGCGTTACGCCTTCGACCTGTCGGAGAAGGACACCGCGCTGGCGCTCGGCATCTCGGTCGGTACGGTGAAGAGCCAGACCTCGAAGGGGATGGCCGAACTGGAACGGATGCTGGACGCCACGGGATCGGCCGGGGAACTGCCGGCGGGGAGGTGGAGTCGTTGA